Proteins found in one Lachancea thermotolerans CBS 6340 chromosome C complete sequence genomic segment:
- a CDS encoding regucalcin (similar to uniprot|P38235 Saccharomyces cerevisiae YBR053C) — protein sequence MYNSSICFKWRASFVSLLQVTIYHQQVALECILIAMVQTTEVSGKPYIHDYGARLSEGVSYLKESQTLIWVDIFLSEIHLVTNIDDPKSSHKVVKINYENYIGEYPCDKDLPERVGVVFPVDSASGVKDIFFASKYGIGRLSLETAQWKYEVLFSSCEQTKNKDWKRLRSNDGNVAPNGDLYVGVMLDFHIDMDRSAEPEGCFLRVDLKKRAVELVMDGLHIPNAINWNPKKDTIFLTDSLNYKIWTAPYDSHSGLPALAQKKSFIEFKPLNSECSDPEPDGSCIDPRNGNLYSAVFSSHKVQLFDSQGTLQRNLVFPDTANVTCCCLGPGGDLFVTTASRDVLHGVKTSGPNGALFRVAADLVSDSGDVPSSKPNPAF from the coding sequence ATGTATAACAGCTCTATATGTTTTAAATGGCGCGCAAGCTTTGTTAGTCTTCTACAAGTTACAATTTACCACCAACAAGTAGCTCTGGAGTGTATTTTGATAGCAATGGTTCAAACTACCGAAGTTAGCGGAAAACCTTACATTCACGATTATGGGGCAAGACTAAGCGAAGGTGTGTCCTACCTAAAAGAGTCTCAAACCCTTATTTGGGTCGACATCTTTCTGAGTGAAATACATCTGGTGACGAACATCGATGACCCTAAGAGCTCACACAAGGTTGTCAAGATCAATTACGAAAACTACATTGGTGAATACCCTTGCGATAAGGATTTGCCTGAGCGCGTCGGGGTGGTGTTCCCTGTCGACTCCGCGAGTGGTGTGAAAGATATCTTCTTTGCCAGTAAGTACGGAATCGGGCGGCTGTCGCTGGAAACAGCACAATGGAAGTATGAAGTTCTGTTCTCGTCCTGCGAGCAgaccaaaaacaaggacTGGAAACGTCTCCGCTCCAACGACGGCAACGTCGCGCCCAACGGGGATCTATATGTCGGCGTAATGTTGGACTTCCATATCGACATGGACCGCAGCGCGGAGCCAGAGGGCTGCTTTCTGCGCGTCGACCTCAAGAAGCGCGCTGTCGAACTTGTCATGGACGGCTTGCACATTCCTAATGCCATTAACTGGAATCCTAAGAAAGATACCATTTTTCTAACGGACTCTCTGAACTACAAAATCTGGACGGCTCCCTACGACTCCCACAGCGGGCTTCCCGCGCTAGCCCAGAAAAAATCCTTCATTGAATTCAAGCCATTGAACTCAGAGTGCTCGGATCCTGAGCCTGATGGATCATGCATTGACCCCCGCAACGGCAACCTGTATAGCGCCGTGTTCAGCTCTCACAAGGTTCAACTATTTGACTCGCAGGGAACCCTGCAACGCAATCTAGTTTTCCCAGACACCGCAAACGTTACGTGCTGTTGCTTGGGGCCAGGTGGTGACTTATTTGTCACGACGGCTTCTCGCGATGTACTTCATGGCGTGAAAACTTCTGGGCCAAATGGCGCTCTTTTCAGGGTTGCTGCGGATCTGGTCTCTGACTCAGGCGACGTTCCATCCTCAAAGCCCAACCCTGCTTTCTAG
- a CDS encoding KLTH0C07590p (similar to uniprot|Q12335 Saccharomyces cerevisiae YDR032C PST2 Protein of unknown function with similarity to members of a family of flavodoxin-like proteins; induced by oxidative stress in a Yap1p dependent manner; GFP-fusion protein localizes to the cytoplasm in a punctate pattern), with translation MSKVAIIIYTLYGHTAELAEAQKRGVEAAGGEADIYQVPETLSDDVIKALGGQRKPSYPIASRETLEEYNFFLFGIPTRFGNFPAQWKAFWDATGGLWAKGALHGKVAGVFVSTGTGGGNETTVVNSLSVLAHHGIIYVPLGYKFAGAALSNLTEIHGGSPWGAGSIAGADGSRQPSALELEVNEFQGKTFFETAKRFGAPEATV, from the coding sequence ATGTCAAAAGTCGCAATTATCATTTACACTCTGTACGGCCACACGGCCGAACTAGCAGAAGCGCAAAAAAGGGGCGTGGAGGCTGCCGGCGGTGAGGCCGATATTTACCAGGTTCCAGAGACTTTGAGCGATGATGTTATCAAAGCATTGGGTGGGCAGCGTAAGCCTTCTTATCCAATTGCAAGTCGCGAGACGCTCGAAGAGTACAACTTCTTCCTATTCGGGATTCCAACGCGCTTTGGTAACTTCCCAGCACAGTGGAAGGCATTCTGGGACGCCACTGGTGGCCTGTGGGCCAAGGGCGCGCTGCACGGCAAAGTTGCTGGCGTCTTTGTCTCGACCGGCACGGGCGGTGGTAATGAGACCACCGTCGTTAACTCGCTATCGGTGCTGGCCCACCATGGCATAATCTACGTGCCTTTGGGCTACAAGTTTGCGGGGGCCGCCTTGAGCAACCTGACGGAGATTCACGGCGGCTCGCCATGGGGTGCTGGTTCCATTGCTGGCGCCGATGGTTCGCGCCAGCCTTCTGCGCTGGAGCTCGAAGTCAACGAGTTCCAGGGGAAAACATTCTTTGAAACCGCAAAGAGATTTGGTGCCCCAGAGGCCACTGTGTAA